The genomic region GCACCAATCATTCCATAAAACCATTCTATTTTTAACTCTGTTACTATACCAAAGAATGCTATTGTCTTCTAATCCTTGACCATATCTTCAACCCGAGCATGCTTATACTTGAACTTAAGCTTATTTCTAGCACGCCAAATGCACCAACACCCCACCTTGATAACAGGGGCGTACCCACCCTAAGCCAAGGGTGGACGGGCGCACCCTatgaaaaaatattatttagtgttatttttcgtcggaaatcccgaccgcaccccttggaatttttcgcctgcaccccttgaaaattttcaaccgccccacttagaaaaaaaataattattaaccacttattcactaaATTATTTAATCCAATCAAAGGCCAATCTGCAATCAATTTTTGTTAACACAAGCCCAAATCCAACctaaagaaatttgaactaaataaaataacccaaacccatccacCCATTCCATTTCCAAATCCCGCCCCCAAAAAAACTCCCAGCGACTTGACACTACTGCTCACGACCTGGTGGCTTTTTTTACCGGAAAAACCAAAATTCCGGTTGGACCGACCCATATTACGTCAGAATTTCAatatagaactagtatggtttatttatttatttatttattttgttttatatgatgattaggagaaaatatagatgtGTAAGGGTTTAAGCTTCTTatatttttttgttgttctagacttgtaggtaaatgtttttgttgttttatttatagctttgtttgtataaatgattagttacaagtaatcaacatttaatattagggcttaaatgtttaaaaatataattgaaagttatgggctatggttgaacatgattttttttattttgtttaagtgtttagtattattttatgaacttatggagcaaattatatgtgttaggaacaatgagtaagaatgtaatgaacttatggcgtgtttagtatctttagatgatattttgtatatatttcaaaaaaaaaaaaccctgtagggcacaattttaaatacgtttgtaatttgtaatgacgtttgacgtgtttttgatgatttataaattttagtttgatgttcttttgtcttacatggcccgacccgacccgacccgctatgaaccgatatttttatacagctaggggcctaaaatctttgaaaatattccgcacccccgggaaaaaattcctgggtccgccactgcttgATAATACATTCAAACGCCTCATTCGCATTCCCACTAAGGTCCACCGAGTTACCTAACTCCAAGAGATCTCTAATCGACATAGGAGCGAACGGGGCCACTCTACACCAAATCGAAACTTAGTTCCAAACCCGCGCAACAACATAGCAGAAACAGAAAATATGTATGGCTACTTCCTCACACAAATTACACAGGGGACACGCCTCATCTTCGATATGAATGTTCCTGGCCTTCAAAGCATCCGCAGTAGGAATACGACCCATTTCAGCTCTCCACAGAAACACATTGCATTTCAGCGGAATCTGTTTGTTCCGGttcgtaatatatatatattactgtTCACTACATCTCCTCTATCTGTCATCCTCCAAACAGCTCCAACCGAAAACTCTTCATTCGACCGTCCTAACCATTTCCACCTGTCGCACTGATCACTAACAGCGTTAACAGCATCCAGATCTCTCAGCAACCAATTGAATTCAACTATTTTCAAGAAAGACCTCGGGCTCCAAGACCAGTTCCAGCTGAATTCACCACCTTCAGCGTTATGAGTCACCCGGTCCGCCACAAAGCATTTTTTAACAGCTTCCAATTTAAATAAATTAGGGTAGATATCTTTAAGAGCTTCGTTATGAATCCATGGATCGATCCACAAAGATATGCAACACCCATTCCCCACTTCTCCCTTGAAAAAATTCCAAAGCGGCGTATCGTGAATAACGGTTCTAGCAATATTCTTGACAATATTATTCAAAACCCCACTTAAACTTTTATTAACCGAAATGGAATCCCAACTCCTTTTACTTGAATGAATCGCATCCACCACCTTAACCCATAAATGATTTTTCTCTGTCTTATATCGCCACCCCCATTTAGATAATAGTGTTAAACTAATGTTACTTAATCTACTTAGACCGATCCCTCCATCTTCTTTAGCTTTAGTCGCCCTCTCCCACGCCACCCAATGAAGCTTATTTATGTCTCCCGATCCCTTCCACAAGAATCTTCTAATAAGCTTTTCCAAATCCTTAATAACTTTTTTAGGAGCCTTATATATCTAGAAATAATAAAAAGGTAGACTTTCAAGCATTGATTTTATCAATGTTATCCTCCCTCCTATTAATAGAACATTCGTCTTCCAAGTTGACATTCTACTTTCTAGAACGTCATACACCGGTTTCCAGTTACTTATCTGGTTCATGTTAGCTCCCACCATCAACCCTAAGTACTTGAACGACACGATCCCCTCCTTACATCCTACCATCCTCGTTTTGTCTTTCACTTATGAAGCTTCCACTCCAATTCCATACATATTAGGTTTAGCAAGATTTATTTTTTGCCCCGAACCCAGATGGAATATCAGAAGAATTCTCACAACATTAACGATGTCCTCTTTATTCCACCTCTCCAAGATAATGGCATCGTCCGCATATAATAAATGCGAGATATTTGGACCACCATTAGGAGTTTGAATATCGTGCACCGCTCCCGCTTCCTTGGCTGCATCCAACATACAAGAGAGATTTTCCATAACAATCAAAAATAGAAAAGGGGAGAGAGGGTCACCTTGACGTCTTCCTTTATGATATTGAAATTCAAAAGTAGGGGCCCCGTTAACTAAAACAGAAGATCTAGCCGAGGCTAGCACCCCTTGGACCCACGAGCACCACTGCCTTGGAAATCCCATTTGATCTAACGTGTTAATAACGAACTTCCAATTCACATTATTATAAGCCTTTTCGAAATTGATCTTGAGAATAAAGGTTCATTTTCTGTTCCTTTTACTCCACGTGATTAACTCATTAACCACCAAAGGCCCATCCAAAATAAGTTTCCCTTTCATGAACGCCGACTGAGTGTCCGAAATAACATCGCCCAAAATGCTCTTGAGCCTATTCGCTAGAACCTTGGATATAAATTTACTAATTATGCCCACAAGATTAATCGGTCGGTAATTATTAAGCTCCACCGGATCTTTAATTTTAGGAATTAGAGTAATAAAAGAGGAGCTACAGCCGATATTAATTTTCCCTTCATCATGGAATTGGTTTAAAATATTCAAAAAATAATAAACTCCAAAAAATGATTAAAGAATCTAACATTAAACCCATCAGGGCTCTCGGAGCCTTATCATCACCGTACTAAAAAACAACCTCGTTAACCTCACGGTTAGAGAACGGAGCGATCAAGCTAACTTTGTGCTCTTTCGAAATTCTCTCAACATTGGAGAGAGACAAATCGGGCCTATTAGGATTTAATTCAATGAACCGTTTTCTAAAAAATCAAACACCTCATTTTTTACTAAGGAAGGTTTCGTTTTCTAGAAAAAATCAAACACGGCTATGGGATGATCATTGAAGGTTTGAAGGCAATGAGTTTGAAGGTGGAGGGTTTGAAAGTTGAGAGTTTGCACGGCGACGGGATGATCGTCGATGGTATGCAGGTCCCGCAGTTTTAATTGGAAGCAGATACCACCCCTCATGAAAATCAAATGTTGTGAAATTGATTGAAAATGGAGATGGTAAAATGGCTGTAAAAAATATGGTGAAATGGTTTTAAAATAGAGATTGTGAGGTTAAATGGtgaattttcttcttttttaaTGACATTAACGGTCAGATGTTCGTTGAAACATACCTACAAACATTCAAACCACGTCGGGTTCCTATACCAGTGAAATAAAGTTGCGATCCATACCCAAGGGGTGACTACAATGTAGCCGAGTCGGATAACTTGGCGCAACCCTTATTTAGGTTATACCCCCTCCCCTCTTCAAACATTTTACAAAGCATTTTCTAGAAGGCTTTTTTACATCATTTAGGTTACCCTAGAATAAGTGAATTTGATGAGGAGATTCGTTTACATTTACACTTAAGCCCCTCATAAAAATATTAACATTTTCAGTCCCCAACATAGTCAAACTATCTTAAAGCACAAAGTCGGTGACTTTTACGCCACCGACACCCCCACTTTCATACTTTGCCACAATCGCCTCTTTACTATGAATTTCCACAATCTAACCCTTGCCTTTCAAACTTTGCTATCATCACCTTTGCTTTTCCACCACCTCCCCCAACTTTTACGTATTTACACCACCAACCCTCTACTTTTTCATTTATACTACAACCCCctcatcttttacacatttccgccaCCACCCCTCTACTTTTACACTTTGCCTTTTCCGCCACCACCTCCTCGACGCTTTTCTGCCACCATCACTCTACTTTTATACTTTCCATTTTTAACCTACTACTTTTATTTTCCCTCAAATTTTAGACTTGCGTTTTTATCCACTGTAATGTTACTCCATTTTAACCCATATACTACTACTCCTACTTTACAAATACCAATACAGTGCGTTTTACTAAATGTGTTAGTCGTTGTGTTTTACACTTCATGTCTACCTTATATTTTACTCCTTTTTTTTGTAATTGTGTTTTATGCATTATGTTTTACACTTTTTTAATTGTCTTTTACATTGCATTTTACGAATCGTGTGTTGCCTTACTACATGTTTTCACCGGCCGcgtgccgccgcaacgcgcggcgagCAAAAATACCAGTTAGAATGAAAAACATGTTTTTGAAATACCAATTTAGCTTGTAATTGTTTAATAGATAAAATATGAAAAACtgaatataaataataaattaataaactcAACATATTATTTCCATAGAATTATAAAACAATCTAAAGCTCCAAACCAAAGGGTGTTGTATTATTAAGCCTCCTCCTTTTACTAGTACTTGACCCAACTTCTGAATCTTCACTTTGATTGTAACTCAAGCATGCTGCTTCAAGCACTCCTATGGGGCTTAGTGGCACTGCTCCACTCTTCATGATCATCTTAGTACAGCCACTACTCAACTCATTCACTAGTTCCACACATTTAAGAATCTTCTCCTGCAAAAACccatatcaaaaaaaaaaaaaaaaaaaaaaaaaaaaaaaaaaaaaaaacagattaaTATTCATTTACTTAAAAGTTAACAATCTTGGAGACTGCAAGGTTATTCAAAGCTATAAAACCCTAATCTTTCATGAGTAACGTATAGCACAATTGGTGTTTTTAGACGTTTTTGAGCTCATGTGGCGTCATTGgcatttttgggtaggtgatgaCGTGGTTGGTGTTCTTAGGCTTCTAACAAATAAACAACTTGAACCGTTTGTTCAAGATAACTAATTTCCTTTAAATGATCAGAaaatcggtttggataatcaatCCCAAACGGCCTCATTACGTGTCAAAACGCGATAAGCAGATAAAATACAAATAAGCATGCATCACATGCAAAAATATCTAGACATCATAAGATCATCACCTTTGGTACATGTTTAAACAGGGCAGCCATTTGAGATTGTCCAACCACATAAATTGCCACTCCTGCTGCTATCTCAGAAGGTCTAAACTCCAAGAAGTCGATCCCTACATTGtgaaatgaccattttacccttatGTATCGTCAACGCTATATTAGACAAATGTAACTAGTAATTACCATTTATTAAGCATAATATGAGTTGGGTCGATCTCGAAATTAAAGCTCTTGATATTGGTTGGCCGCAATCAAGTTTTCCGATGAAAGCATCAATGAAAGAAAACGGTGTCACTGTCTGCATCCTCCATTTCAATGTAGTCAGCACAAGAAGCTCCATCTTTTGAATGGTTTTTGCTTCAAATACATACTTTGATTCACAAACCTGCAGAACATCCATATTCTCAACATCAAAACCAATTTAGTTTGACCATGCTAAAAAGTCAACATTTTTTATGAAATCAAGAAGCTGAACCTGTAAATCAAGAATGTGAGGAACTTCAGTCTCTTCCATTTTGGTTGCAAGTGATAAGCATGTTACAGCTAGCAATTGCATCATCCAATCTTTGTCTTTCTGTTCATTGAATAGCAAATTACAATTAAAAATAATCAATGAACAATTTGAATctaaaaaagaaagaaacaaaatAAAATGTGCAATAAATACTTACAGGGAATTCATAGGCAGCAAGAAATCTGTCCAAGTAGTTGATAGATAAATATGCACACAAAGGTCCAAAATTGAAATGAGAATGAAcctggtcaaagtcaaagtcaaaatcaacAACAAGAAGTATAAACACCTTCAAGATTTCCGAAATTATATATAAAGCAACAAACTTTTCTACAAATTTCTCAGAATTATTTATACCCATATCACAAAAATCCCTAATTCCCTACAAACTTCATCAAACTCAactaaaaaagtttaaaaaaataacatgatGAAGATAAACATACCTTTAAAATCCAATCAACTGCTTGTTGTCTAGCAACCATATCCAACTTCCCACTTGTTAACTTCTTCAAATAATCAAACCCCACAAACTGTTCACATTCTTTCTcaatcaacaaacacaaacactcATCACTTTGCACAGGAAGATCAAGATCAAGATCAAGATCAAGAACACAACACTCTGTTTCAAGATTCTTAGTAAAGCATTGATTTTTATTACTAACTAAATCATTCCCACAACCCCATAACCCTTCATCAACATTATTTTGATCATCATAACATATGCTATTATTATCTTCTGCACATAATAAACTTGATAGCAGGCAATTAGCCATTATTAACAAAAGCTTTAAGTGCACAAGAAAAGGGGCAATCCCCAATATGTAATCGGTAATTTAACAACGGATATTGAACAATAAATGTAGAATTAAAGTGGGGTTTTGGGGGTTTATCGATCTGATTGAAGATTAAAGAGGAAGCGAGCTCTCTTTGCGGTGTATTTTACCGTCAAGAAACAGAGTGCGAGTAAAATAAAGAGCAAAGAATGCGGCGTTTGCAAAGGGGAAGAAGAAATGGGAGTGTGAAGGGTTTTTTGTTTGGAGAGATAGATTAATGCTAGTGTGTGTACGTTACATACATACCtttctatatatacatatacatagaGTAGAGATGGAATAGTAAATACCAAATAAATTTGTCCCCACTTTACTATTATGAATAACTAGCGTAATTTTTTCTCGCCTCAACGTGAATAGGCGGTATCAGTTCGATTCattagactagaaggtatgggggtCGGCTGATGCCCGGCTAGGCCCGGCGtcggacccccacaccgccccctgggGCTCGGCTCGTCTAACCCGGCAGCCCACAGCCGGGGTTGCTGCTCCTCTCTCCTCCttccttctctcacatatacctatacatacatacatacatacatatatacaaagtggttcatcccccaccccctaggtccatcctctccaagccactcctacgtggcgcctacgtggcggctcATCCCCTTCAAGCCCATCCTCTCCGTACCCTTTAGTCTTATAGAATCGGCGTTTGGTATGTcataaaacctaaaaagaaagTCATGATattcagtggcggacccaggattttatttcaatggtgtccattttcgggtcggtcctcgtttgggtcgagttaaagtgaggtttgaactagattttttaaaaaataagaaaaatgggcttattaaggattgaacccatgacctcttggtagaaaagagggagatttaccactacaccagctttctttttatttctatggtgtccacctaattgtatttatggggtccatatacaatttaatataccgaatctactattttttttaaaaagattggggtccagggaccccggtggcaccaatgtgggtccgcccctgatgATATTGACATGTGTTTTACATCGGTCGAAAATCATAGAAATTAATATCAATAATGGTTTCCATGAttagggctgttcatgagccgagccgagccgagccaggccaagctcgggctcggctcgattataaaccgagctggctcggctcggctcggatttgaaaccgagctgaaaatctaagctcgggctcggcttggtttggctcgattttataaaaaaaaaaaaaaaaactaatatatacctcttaaaatttaatagcctaaaatattattcaataatttaaaagaatatattcaaaataagttcaacctaagggtgtagggagtggttaaacacttttaGTCGCAAACCAAAAAATcgaccaatcagagcgcgccatgtcaatcagtcaaaagtgtttaaactttggtgaaaaatattggcaatggtttagacacttgatgaagtggtaaactatttttttttttaaaaaggaaaaaggtgtgattggttgaaattggaatggaccccacccctcTCTCTCCTTCTTCCCTTCCCCGAATCGGTGTTGCATCACCGATTTCACCTCCATTTCGTCAACATTGCATGCGGCAAATGGGTTGGCATTGGTTTGCCACCCATTGCCGATTCGGTGACATGTGTTTGCCGCACCCACACCTTACCCCCTAATACAATTcaaaccaaaatcaagtttaacaacgcaaaataagttttaatttcaataaaatacaatattagttcattagtatggtaatcaatcttcaaatatgccataaatatcaaattacaaacctatatacatgtaaataataatcagtttttttgtaatatattataatgtatataaaattaaaacttattataagtaaaataattcgagctaaaccgagccgagctacaaagcgagccgaaccgagccagctcggctctttacgagccgagccgagctaggctcactttctaaccgagccgagccggctcggctcacttttaaaccgagccaaatcgagcgagctttttccgagctaaatccgagcgagctccgagccgcgagctttttgcACAGCCCTATCCATGATACCAATATCGGTATTGATGTTGTTCCATCGAAATCGACAGGGTATCGATGTTGTTATACGCTATCAGTTTGGTTCATCTCAATACCGGTACGGTATATACACTCTTTATAGCTTAAGATATATAAACCATACTTTATACTTCTACCGAATTTGTTTGAACGGTATCGGTTCGGTTCCTCAcagaaaagaacaaaaaaattaattatatttgacccgTCCGACTTTAAACAAAACTTTTATTGAGaaatagataaaaataaacatgttGCAATGGTATATTCAGAATTTTGTAAAGCATAACATATATTATTAGAATAACGAAAAGGGTAAATGTCGtcagtttataaataaaaaacaaaatgtGAGGTAGTTTTGATAACATGTACGTTTGTACTTGAATTACTTTTACATTGCCACCAacaactcattttttattttatttttagatgtagataaaaataaacatgttGTAATGGCATACtcgaaattttataaaacatcatatcTCATAAGTTATaattagaaatatatatatatatatatatatatgttaaatttaactaatataataaaataacaaaaaaaatctagAAAGATTATAATAATTAGGGataatggattttatcaccctcaaCTATTGGATATTGGTCGTTGTCactcccaactatcactttgacttcCACCACTCCCAGCTTAACACTTTGTGTATTGTGTCACTCCGGTTGAGTGGTTTTTGACTCCTCTTTTGTTATTTAGAAGCAGATTCACCTGCAGTCATTAGTAATTCACAAAGTGTTAGCCTGCAGAGTGACACAACACACAAaatgttaagttgggagtggtagGAGTCAAAATGATAGTTGAGAGTGAAAACGAGGAATACTCAATAGTTgaagtgataaaatccaataacctaATAGTAAATTATTAGTTTAGTGTTCATCGTCAATGTAAATTCATATGCATAAATTTGTTAAGCTAGAAAACCAACCCAACATCTATAACGTTTAACATTTCCCCATGGCCATCTATCTAGGTGAAGGAAATTCACCACTTGTGGCTTAGTGGTAGCTTAGTGGTAGGCGGTTTGGGTTCTCCGGCGGAGATTCAAGTTTGATCTTCAATTGTGTCATTTTTGGTGGATTAAGGCAATAAAGTATTTGAGCTAGTCCTTGTACGAGGTTGTTAGTTCGAATCTCGTGCCCACCCGGGTTTTCGTCCCACCGTGTGTTACGCCAAAGAGTTATGCACTTGTGGCGGCATGAtgtgtgtcagtgtgtatataatttaggtgtatattttaagccttttttacactttttagccaagttttaaatttataaacacgatattcactaacactaaacatacatatgggcaagtgcacccatcgtggacgtagtatagtgttggtaagataccgaggtcgtccaaggacacaagagcttttagtaccggtttatcctcaacgtcttatcaaatcaaaatgttagaaaaaaggtttttaaactagaaaaataaaactaactaaaatgctgaaaataaaataaaagtaaaaacagatagacaagatgaatcacttggatccgactcgtgtgtagtgtaacctttgattattttcgcacttttgcacttgtttaagagattatcttagttattgtagtaggcccctcttttgaaggtgatgttaccctcaacccagtagtttgagtcagcaaggatacaatcctaaagagtcagattattgaaagataattaattaagttactaatgcataatgtggtaggcccctcttttgaaggcgacgttaccctcggctaagtagtctgagtcagcaatgatacagtcctaagtagccgggttaaagttttaatagtagtttaacttatgaagGGATCAAatagtttggacccccgccatccaataccgttgggtattgaaggaggtcctactaaatttgacccaggtcctttgcaggatctatacactgaacaatggcaagactcttaccaaaccattcccttaacccccaaccaggtagccaacatacctccatatagaccgtggagatatgaatggtgaaaatcttttattttatatagacagtaaaataatggcaagacaccacggacaaacgataaggaagaatcaccttcaacataagaaactagtaattaaagtcattaatacaaaaccaattaaaaagtgcaaaagattaaaaataaaaagtattacactaaacacttgtatTCACCAattgatgtaagagacttaggcaaacatggcctttgattgtcaagaactcttacgatcaatcttggatcccgagacgactcacacactctatgatggacaattgatgatggtggtggatgatggtgttgtgatggtggtgggtggtgggtgaagtgtgagagaggtggtgtgccaagggatgcctttgaagtgaaccaagcacccctatttatagcttgtacagaagcctggacacggccccgtgtccacccttttctcttccttcattaattgcagtttgtctgcattagttgaccacgcccccgtgtccgctgagcacgaccccgtgtgcagaagcatatctatactatcaagatttgcctggattccgcgaatcttatagttgaccacggccccgtgtccgctgagcacggccccgtggtgggcgatggaagcttctacaactttgtcttttctgcagacacatgaacacgcccccgtgtccgctgggcacggggccgtgtccgttgggcacgccccgtgtttagctgggcacgccccgtgttaagctgggcacaaccccatgctcagctgggcacagccccatgctcagctttctacttgcttttgcttttgctttgggagatgctgtcgaggggtcaggcatgccacgtttcttccctttctttgtatttatgttggttttggctgtatatttgttccttttgttcatttaagctcatttaaccctgaaaatacaaaaggaagacaaaaacacactttttccaagattagtactaaaaaatggttagttttatgcctcatttgatgtaatttatatattgcattttacacacaACACGGCACAACGACTGTCAAGTAGCAGCTGACGGTATGGTTTCCCGCGGGAATGCCCAATCCAAACTTTAAAACCAGCGTAGCCTGGTTAAGATAACATAGTCTGGCTGGAATGGGGCAACGAGGCTCTCCAGTTTGGAGAGTACGATGGCCTAACACAAGAAAGTCATTGTTAAAAAAattactatatatataaaaatcaaaactctatatatataataaacacttaaaacataaaaattactattcatcagtaatcatatatatatagggtcgagATTTAGagaaacggtagaaagtgtgagaacagtgagaacgcttaTCGATCGTCCAATCataacaatctatggactagattggcgcgatggcgttttcgtaaataacatcaattttattacgtggacgcacttcattaagggtaagagagtcttttgactactccacacaaaacgccatctcatgaagtaaaatgccaaaaacaaaaatcacagacCACTTTAAgtaaaacgccattagatataaaacgccaaacttaattatagtaaaatcccgcctaaaaaaaccgccaaaa from Helianthus annuus cultivar XRQ/B chromosome 10, HanXRQr2.0-SUNRISE, whole genome shotgun sequence harbors:
- the LOC110887066 gene encoding uncharacterized mitochondrial protein AtMg01250-like yields the protein MGFPRQWCSWVQGVLASARSSVLVNGAPTFEFQYHKGRRQGDPLSPFLFLIVMENLSCMLDAAKEAGAVHDIQTPNGGPNISHLLYADDAIILERWNKEDIVNVVRILLIFHLGSGQKINLAKPNMYGIGVEAS
- the LOC110883788 gene encoding cyclin-D4-1; protein product: MANCLLSSLLCAEDNNSICYDDQNNVDEGLWGCGNDLVSNKNQCFTKNLETECCVLDLDLDLDLPVQSDECLCLLIEKECEQFVGFDYLKKLTSGKLDMVARQQAVDWILKVHSHFNFGPLCAYLSINYLDRFLAAYEFPKDKDWMMQLLAVTCLSLATKMEETEVPHILDLQVCESKYVFEAKTIQKMELLVLTTLKWRMQTVTPFSFIDAFIGKLDCGQPISRALISRSTQLILCLINGIDFLEFRPSEIAAGVAIYVVGQSQMAALFKHVPKEKILKCVELVNELSSGCTKMIMKSGAVPLSPIGVLEAACLSYNQSEDSEVGSSTSKRRRLNNTTPFGLEL